One genomic window of Glycine max cultivar Williams 82 chromosome 16, Glycine_max_v4.0, whole genome shotgun sequence includes the following:
- the LHP1-1 gene encoding chromo domain-containing protein LHP1 yields MKGGGGKRKASTSEAPNDVVVVVAAASAPSDDADLGVGDVGGVKVQNFEGNEGTQLRNTEEQEEEPHHVEGDEGGEDEEDYAEGEEEYEEENGGAVAGGQQGFPALGENFFEVEAIRRKRLRKGEVQYLIKWNGWPETANTWEPLENLESVPDVVEAFEESLKSGKHRKRKRKHVVHHTQPKKRLERSTTPYSLRRFSTSTAENHTQSAPPLNDPSLPDIPAFPHTVLFSDDVGNGAEGSSLRKATPSNANRSANGSEQNIKRNEENDYDPVLSELKAMTSNGNDADRLAIRIPEAKGSGPSGSNGQMDAKSKGACMETSESDRCRGSKRRKCGSVKRFKKELYANEPANAENPVSMPVGTAEPERTRDAGSGGNTNHARPASNIVNIVKPVGYSASVASGMQDVLVTFVASKSDGTEVMVDNKYLKAFNPLLLINFYEQHLRYSPTL; encoded by the exons atGAAGGGTGGTGGTGGGAAGAGAAAGGCTTCTACCTCGGAGGCTCCGAacgatgttgttgttgttgttgctgctgcttctGCTCCTTCTGATGATGCTGATTTGGGTGTTGGAGATGTCGGGGGTGTGAAAGTTCAAAACTTTGAGGGAAACGAGGGTACCCAGTTGCGGAATACTGAAGAACAGGAAGAAGAACCCCACCACGTGGAGGGTGATGAAGGaggagaagacgaagaagattATGCCGAGGGAGAGGAagaatatgaagaagaaaatggtGGTGCTGTTGCTGGGGGACAACAAGGTTTTCCTGCTCTTGGTGAAAATTTCTTTGAAGTTGAAGCCATACGTCGTAAGAGGTTGCGCAAG GGTGAGGTGCAATACTTAATCAAATG GAATGGGTGGCCCGAGACAGCCAACACTTGGGAGCCTCTGGAAAATCTAGAGTCTGTTCCTGATGTTGTTGAAGCTTTTGAGGAGAG CTTGAAGTCCGGAAAACATCGTAAGCGCAAACGCAAGCATGTAGTGCATCATACTCAACCCAAGAAGCGGCTGGAGCGTTCGACAACTCCTTACAGCCTTCGGCGTTTTTCAACTAGTACAGCTGAGAACCATACACAGTCTGCTCCTCCTCTTAATGATCCTAGCCTTCCAGATATTCCCGCCTTCCCTCACACTGTGCTGTTTTCTGATGATGTGGGAAATGGTGCTGAAGGCAGCAGTCTTAGAAAAGCCACACCCAGTAATGCTAACAGGTCTGCAAATGGTTcagaacaaaatattaaaaggaaTGAGGAAAATGATTATGATCCTGTGCTTAGTGAGCTTAAAGCTATGACTTCTAATGGGAATGATGCAGACAGGCTTGCAATACGGATTCCAGAAGCTAAGGGTTCTGGGCCTTCTGGCAGTAATGGTCAAATGGATGCTAAATCAAAGGGGGCTTGCATGGAAACAAGTGAAAGTGACCGCTGCCGGGGATccaaaaggagaaaatgtggttCCGTAAAGAGGTTCAAGAAAGAACTATATGCTAATGAGCCTGCTAATGCGGAAAATCCAGTTAGCATGCCTGTTGGTACAGCTGAGCCAGAACGAACAAGAGATGCTGGTAGTGGTGGCAATACTAATCATGCCAGACCTGCTAGCAATATTGTAAACATTGTAAAGCCAGTAGGCTATTCAGCTTCAGTAGCCAGTGGAATGCAGGATGTTTTAGTAACCTTTGTGGCTTCAAA GTCTGATGGAACAGAAGTGATGGTTGACAACAAGTATCTAAAAGCATTTAATCCACTTCTT CTGATCAATTTCTATGAGCAGCATCTTCGCTACAGCCCTACATTGTGA